From a single Longimicrobium sp. genomic region:
- a CDS encoding NAD(P)/FAD-dependent oxidoreductase, giving the protein MTRPLVHEMFSPFTREQADAEAVDVAVVGGGMGGAYTAWRLKQEKPELNVVLFEYSDRIGGRLYTDQLPGMPHVNAELGGMRFIPKTQAFVRELIEQLGLETRPFPMGPEKDPGGSNNLMYLRRRLLRASQLTDPALVPYLMNPTEQGMTPDQLQKYVMDSLVPNAGELTQDEWNEVEVLNGEKLYKLGFWNLLYEVLSSEAYQYMDDAGGYYTNVANSNAVLSLPVFEFGPSVKYETLVDGYEALPRALAAEFQAAGGEVRMNRRLDSMGRNEQGSYALLFAETEPNELGKSRDRREQGATRTHRVVAKRVVLAMPRRSLELINWEPFARDREVREMVEAVIIQAAFKIFLAYPYPWWRVLGLQAGRSITDMPLRQTFYFQTEGEQPHSDPKNYNSLMMVSYNDLGSVPYWKALEEGDPFLGERNRWNPGREAKPVNGFPVTCQMVEAAQAQVREVHGLEFVPRPYAAAYHDWSDDPYGGGWHAWKAGFKFWEIMPKIRQPVPGEEVFVCGEAYSINQGWVEGALQTAELMLEEHFGLDRPKWLPPPDKYSLGY; this is encoded by the coding sequence ATGACCCGTCCGCTGGTCCACGAGATGTTCTCTCCCTTCACCCGCGAGCAGGCCGACGCCGAAGCGGTCGACGTGGCCGTGGTGGGCGGCGGGATGGGCGGCGCCTACACCGCGTGGCGCCTCAAGCAGGAGAAGCCCGAGCTGAACGTGGTGCTCTTCGAGTACAGCGACCGCATCGGCGGGCGGCTGTACACGGACCAGCTCCCCGGGATGCCGCACGTGAACGCCGAGCTGGGCGGGATGCGCTTCATCCCCAAGACGCAGGCCTTCGTGCGCGAGCTGATCGAGCAGCTGGGCCTGGAGACCCGCCCCTTCCCCATGGGTCCGGAGAAGGACCCCGGCGGCTCCAACAACCTGATGTACCTGCGCCGCCGGCTCCTGCGCGCCTCGCAGCTCACCGACCCCGCGCTGGTGCCGTACCTGATGAACCCCACCGAGCAGGGGATGACCCCCGACCAGCTGCAGAAGTACGTGATGGACTCGCTGGTGCCCAACGCCGGCGAGCTCACGCAGGACGAGTGGAACGAGGTGGAGGTGCTGAACGGCGAGAAGCTGTACAAGCTGGGCTTCTGGAACCTGCTGTACGAGGTGCTGAGCAGCGAGGCGTACCAGTACATGGACGACGCCGGCGGCTACTACACCAACGTGGCCAACTCCAACGCCGTGCTCTCGCTCCCGGTGTTCGAGTTCGGCCCCAGCGTCAAGTACGAGACGCTGGTGGACGGCTACGAGGCGCTCCCGCGCGCGCTGGCGGCCGAGTTCCAGGCCGCCGGCGGCGAGGTGCGCATGAACCGGCGCCTGGACTCGATGGGGCGCAACGAGCAGGGGTCGTACGCCCTCCTCTTCGCCGAGACCGAGCCGAACGAGCTGGGCAAGTCGCGCGACCGCCGCGAGCAGGGCGCCACCCGCACGCACCGCGTGGTGGCCAAGCGGGTGGTGCTGGCCATGCCGCGGCGCTCGCTGGAGCTGATCAACTGGGAGCCGTTCGCGCGCGACCGCGAGGTGCGCGAGATGGTGGAGGCGGTGATCATCCAGGCGGCGTTCAAGATCTTCCTGGCGTACCCGTACCCGTGGTGGCGCGTGCTGGGGCTGCAGGCCGGGCGCTCCATCACCGACATGCCGCTCCGGCAGACCTTCTACTTCCAGACCGAGGGCGAGCAGCCCCACAGCGACCCTAAGAACTACAACTCGCTGATGATGGTGAGCTACAACGACCTGGGGAGCGTGCCGTACTGGAAGGCGCTGGAGGAGGGCGACCCCTTCCTGGGCGAGCGCAACCGCTGGAACCCGGGGCGCGAGGCGAAGCCCGTCAACGGCTTCCCCGTCACCTGCCAGATGGTGGAGGCCGCGCAGGCGCAGGTGCGCGAGGTGCACGGGCTGGAGTTCGTCCCCAGGCCGTACGCCGCCGCCTACCACGACTGGTCCGACGACCCGTACGGCGGCGGGTGGCACGCCTGGAAGGCGGGCTTCAAGTTCTGGGAGATCATGCCGAAGATCCGCCAGCCCGTCCCCGGCGAGGAGGTGTTCGTCTGCGGCGAGGCGTACTCCATCAACCAGGGGTGGGTGGAGGGCGCGCTGCAGACCGCCGAGCTGATGCTGGAGGAGCACTTCGGCCTCGACCGCCCGAAGTGGCTCCCGCCCCCGGACAAGTACAGCCTGGGCTACTGA
- the purS gene encoding phosphoribosylformylglycinamidine synthase subunit PurS: MRDFRVEVRVTPRRGILDPQGKAVEGALGSLGFAGLSEVHVGRLIVFTLSADSEEDAAGRADEMCRRLLANPVTEDYDVRVHGLAGSAGR; encoded by the coding sequence GTGAGGGACTTTCGGGTGGAGGTGCGGGTGACGCCCCGCCGCGGGATCCTGGACCCCCAGGGGAAGGCGGTGGAGGGCGCGCTCGGCTCGCTGGGCTTCGCGGGCCTGAGCGAGGTGCACGTGGGCCGGCTGATCGTCTTCACCCTCTCCGCCGACTCCGAGGAGGACGCGGCGGGGCGGGCCGACGAGATGTGCCGGCGCCTGCTGGCCAACCCGGTGACCGAGGACTACGACGTGCGCGTGCATGGGCTCGCGGGGAGCGCGGGGCGATGA
- the purQ gene encoding phosphoribosylformylglycinamidine synthase subunit PurQ: protein MRFGVVTFPGSNCDYDCYKAVRDGLGAEAVFLWHKEHDLQGVDAVFLPGGFSYGDYLRAGAIAALSPIMREVKAFAEGGGPVVGICNGFQILCESGLLPGALIRNRSLKFRSRPVHLLVERADTLFTAEYRVGDVLKVPIAHGEGRYFAEPDVLDELEANGQVVFRYCDAEGLVSPIANPNGSARSIAGIVSAAGNVLGMMPHPERAVEPVLGSTDGLGLFRSLAAGLVTASAKC, encoded by the coding sequence ATGAGATTCGGCGTGGTGACCTTCCCCGGCTCCAACTGCGACTACGACTGCTACAAGGCGGTTCGCGACGGGCTGGGGGCGGAGGCCGTCTTCCTCTGGCACAAGGAGCACGACCTGCAGGGGGTGGACGCGGTGTTCCTCCCCGGCGGCTTCAGCTACGGCGACTACCTGCGCGCGGGCGCCATCGCCGCGCTCTCGCCGATCATGCGCGAGGTGAAGGCGTTCGCGGAGGGCGGCGGGCCGGTGGTGGGGATCTGCAACGGCTTCCAGATCCTCTGCGAGTCGGGGCTCCTTCCCGGGGCGCTGATCCGCAACCGGAGCCTGAAGTTCCGCAGCCGCCCGGTGCACCTGCTGGTGGAGCGCGCCGACACCCTCTTCACCGCCGAGTACCGGGTGGGCGACGTGCTGAAGGTGCCGATCGCGCACGGCGAGGGGCGCTACTTCGCCGAGCCCGACGTGCTGGACGAGCTGGAGGCGAACGGGCAGGTCGTCTTCCGCTACTGCGACGCCGAGGGGCTGGTCTCCCCCATCGCCAACCCCAACGGCTCGGCGCGCAGCATCGCGGGGATCGTCAGCGCGGCCGGAAACGTGCTGGGGATGATGCCGCACCCCGAGCGCGCCGTCGAGCCCGTGCTCGGCTCGACCGACGGGCTGGGGCTCTTCCGCTCGCTGGCCGCGGGGCTGGTGACGGCAAGTGCGAAGTGCTGA
- the purF gene encoding amidophosphoribosyltransferase, translating to MCGIVAVSGNADAARHIFLGLYSLQHRGQEAAGIATYDRVRRESHRHREAGLVSDVFREEVFEKLHGDVGVGHIRYSTAGGAGLKNAQPIRETYRSGELALVHNGNLTNFHVLRDRLLNEGALFRSTIDSEVIVHLVARSRAETADEQILDALAQLEGAYCLLVTVDDVLYAARDPYGYRPLVMGKLPDGGLVVASETCALDIVGARHHCDVLPGELIRIRGGEVEEVMRIPRFVADPQPCIFELVYFARPDTRLWGYTVDRARRAFGRRLAEERPAPGADIVISVPDSANSAAVGYSEASGLPFELGLIRNHYVGRTFITPGQAGRDFKVRMKFSAVREVLDGKSVVVVDDSLVRGTTSRALVGLLREAGAREVHFRLASPPVRWPCFYGIDMPTREELIAASLSLDDLRVYLGVDSLGYLSLEGMVDCVKEKEETYCVACFTGDYRAPLVDAEHGLAMSSHC from the coding sequence GTGTGTGGAATCGTCGCGGTCTCGGGGAACGCGGACGCCGCCCGCCACATCTTCCTGGGGCTCTACTCCCTGCAGCACCGGGGGCAGGAGGCCGCCGGCATCGCCACGTACGACCGCGTGCGCCGCGAGAGCCACCGGCACCGCGAGGCGGGGCTGGTGTCGGACGTCTTCCGCGAGGAGGTGTTCGAGAAGCTCCACGGCGACGTGGGCGTGGGGCACATCCGCTACTCCACCGCCGGGGGCGCGGGGCTCAAGAACGCCCAGCCGATCCGCGAGACGTACCGCTCGGGCGAGCTGGCGCTGGTGCACAACGGCAACCTCACCAACTTCCACGTCCTGCGCGACCGGCTGCTGAACGAGGGGGCGCTCTTCCGCAGCACCATCGACAGCGAGGTGATCGTCCACCTGGTCGCCCGCTCGCGCGCCGAGACCGCCGACGAGCAGATCCTGGACGCGCTGGCGCAGCTGGAGGGCGCGTACTGCCTGCTCGTCACCGTCGACGACGTCCTCTACGCCGCGCGCGACCCGTACGGCTACCGGCCGCTGGTGATGGGGAAGCTCCCCGACGGCGGGCTGGTGGTGGCGTCGGAGACGTGCGCGCTCGACATCGTGGGCGCCCGGCACCACTGCGACGTGCTCCCCGGCGAGCTGATCCGCATCCGCGGCGGCGAGGTGGAGGAGGTGATGCGCATCCCCCGCTTCGTGGCCGATCCGCAGCCGTGCATCTTCGAGCTGGTCTACTTCGCCCGCCCCGACACGCGGCTGTGGGGGTACACGGTCGACCGCGCCCGCCGCGCCTTCGGCCGCCGCCTGGCGGAGGAGCGCCCCGCGCCCGGCGCCGACATCGTGATCTCCGTCCCCGACTCGGCCAACTCGGCGGCCGTGGGCTACTCCGAGGCGTCGGGGCTGCCGTTCGAGCTGGGGCTCATCCGCAACCACTACGTGGGCCGCACCTTCATCACCCCCGGGCAGGCGGGGCGCGACTTCAAGGTGCGGATGAAGTTCAGCGCCGTGCGCGAGGTGCTGGACGGCAAGAGCGTGGTGGTGGTGGACGACTCGCTGGTGCGCGGCACCACCAGCCGCGCGCTGGTGGGCCTGCTGCGCGAGGCGGGCGCCCGCGAGGTGCACTTCCGCCTGGCCTCGCCGCCGGTGCGCTGGCCGTGCTTCTACGGCATCGACATGCCCACCCGCGAGGAGCTGATCGCCGCGAGCCTCTCCCTCGACGACCTGCGGGTCTACCTGGGCGTGGACTCGCTCGGCTACCTCTCACTGGAGGGGATGGTCGACTGCGTGAAGGAGAAGGAGGAGACCTACTGCGTGGCCTGCTTCACCGGCGACTACCGCGCCCCGCTGGTGGACGCCGAGCACGGCCTGGCGATGAGCTCGCACTGCTAG
- a CDS encoding aldo/keto reductase: MKYRTYPGTDITASEVGFGVWTLAAGWWGEFTDDQAVSLLHRAYDLGITLFDSADTYGNGRADELLGRAFAGRRDRVTITTKVGYDFYAHPDARRGQQEIPHNPDPAFLRSAVERSLQRMGTDVVEIVSFHNAKEEHVADDAVWETLERLREEGKIRAWGAALGPSNGYLFEGLDLVRERRVKNLQVINNVLEPFPGQILTEAAEQAGAGIQVRVTHSSGMLEGHYTEDTQFAKNDHRRHRPRSWLVNGLKKIETLGFLHEGRGMTLGQAALKWILASPAVMTTLPNIYNLEQLEEFAAAPDKPDLTPEDLARVAELQRTNFGVHEDHMRYKGTMLRDGEPLGPVYRYPGDGFPGAPEGEPVKEPVAAD, encoded by the coding sequence ATGAAGTACCGCACCTATCCCGGAACCGACATCACCGCCTCGGAGGTGGGGTTCGGCGTGTGGACGCTGGCCGCCGGCTGGTGGGGCGAGTTCACCGACGACCAGGCGGTCTCGCTGCTGCACCGCGCCTACGACCTGGGGATCACCCTCTTCGACAGCGCCGACACCTACGGCAACGGGCGGGCGGACGAGCTGCTGGGCCGCGCCTTCGCCGGCCGGCGCGACCGGGTGACCATCACCACCAAGGTGGGCTACGACTTCTACGCCCACCCCGACGCGCGCCGCGGCCAGCAGGAGATCCCGCACAACCCCGACCCGGCCTTCCTCCGCTCGGCGGTGGAGCGCTCGCTCCAGCGGATGGGGACCGACGTGGTGGAGATCGTCAGCTTCCACAACGCCAAGGAGGAGCACGTCGCCGACGACGCGGTCTGGGAGACGCTGGAGCGGCTGCGCGAGGAGGGGAAGATCCGGGCGTGGGGCGCGGCGCTGGGGCCGTCGAACGGCTACCTGTTCGAGGGGCTCGACCTGGTGCGCGAGCGGCGGGTGAAGAACCTGCAGGTCATCAACAACGTCCTGGAGCCGTTCCCCGGCCAGATCCTCACGGAGGCGGCCGAGCAGGCCGGCGCGGGGATCCAGGTGCGCGTGACGCACTCGTCGGGGATGCTGGAGGGGCACTACACCGAGGACACGCAGTTCGCCAAGAACGACCACCGGCGCCACCGGCCGCGCTCCTGGCTGGTCAACGGGCTGAAGAAGATCGAGACGCTCGGCTTCCTGCACGAGGGGCGCGGGATGACGCTGGGGCAGGCGGCGCTCAAGTGGATCCTGGCCTCGCCCGCGGTGATGACGACGCTGCCCAACATCTACAACCTGGAGCAGCTGGAGGAGTTCGCCGCCGCGCCCGACAAGCCCGACCTCACGCCGGAGGACCTGGCGCGCGTGGCCGAGCTGCAGCGCACCAACTTCGGCGTACACGAAGACCACATGCGCTACAAGGGCACCATGCTGCGCGACGGCGAGCCGCTGGGCCCCGTGTACCGCTACCCCGGCGACGGCTTCCCCGGCGCGCCCGAGGGCGAGCCCGTCAAGGAGCCGGTGGCGGCGGACTGA
- the purL gene encoding phosphoribosylformylglycinamidine synthase subunit PurL, which produces MAAQPRPGDPAITPELVAEHGLSPEEYRLILDILGREPTYTELGVFSAMWSEHCGYKNSKPLLRKLPTKAPWVLQGPGENAGVVDVGDGLAVAFKIESHNHPSAVEPYQGAATGVGGILRDVFTMGARPIAMLNSLRFGEIDGAEGDRVRYLFAGVVKGIGDYGNCVGIPTVAGEVYFDGAYEGNPLVNAMCVGLLKHDELIRGVAAGVGNALMAVGARTGRDGIHGATFASAELSEESEAKRPQVQVGDPFTEKLLLEASLELIRSGHIVGIQDMGAAGLVSSSTEMAARGGTGVDIEITRVPVRERGMTPYEVLLSETQERMLVVAKQGREEDVRAILGKWDLDAETIGRVTDTGRYVVRENGAVIVDLPGEPLVEACPTYTREGVESPEIAALRAWDPATLEPLWEERDPGWTLERLLDSPTIASKRWVYEQYDSTVRTNTVVGPGSDAAVLRLRGTEKAIAMTVDCNGRYVYLNPYRGGKIAVAEAARNLVCSGAMPLAVTDNLNFGNPLKPEVYHQMSEALRGIGEACAAFQTPVTGGNVSLYNENPRGAIYPTPTIGMVGLLDHVDFATTAAFKRAGDVILLLGSNTAELGGSEYLKVVHGLVAGDAPEVSIPWEMRLQRAVYNAIKARLAASAHDCAEGGLAVALAECAFGDGSAPFGVDVELDDDLPANALLFGEAQGRVLLSCRPADLDLLTRELGFHQVTARRIGTVGEPGGVFRVAARGGTIEAPVDGLAAIYFDAIPRRMDGTPADVETSLESEVYRP; this is translated from the coding sequence TTGGCCGCACAACCGCGCCCGGGAGACCCCGCGATCACGCCGGAGCTGGTCGCGGAGCACGGCCTTTCCCCCGAGGAGTACCGGCTCATCCTGGACATCCTCGGGCGCGAGCCCACCTACACCGAGCTCGGCGTCTTCAGCGCCATGTGGAGCGAGCACTGCGGCTACAAGAACAGCAAGCCGCTGCTGCGCAAGCTGCCCACGAAGGCGCCGTGGGTGCTGCAGGGCCCCGGCGAGAACGCGGGCGTCGTCGACGTGGGCGACGGGCTGGCGGTGGCCTTCAAGATCGAGTCGCACAACCACCCCTCGGCGGTGGAGCCGTACCAGGGCGCGGCCACCGGCGTGGGCGGCATCCTGCGCGACGTCTTCACCATGGGCGCGCGCCCGATCGCCATGCTCAACTCCCTCCGCTTCGGCGAGATCGACGGGGCGGAGGGCGACCGCGTGCGCTACCTCTTCGCCGGCGTGGTGAAGGGGATCGGCGACTACGGCAACTGCGTCGGCATCCCCACCGTGGCCGGCGAGGTCTACTTCGACGGCGCGTACGAGGGCAACCCCCTGGTCAACGCCATGTGCGTGGGGCTGCTGAAGCACGACGAGCTGATCCGCGGCGTGGCGGCCGGCGTCGGCAACGCGCTGATGGCGGTGGGGGCCAGGACCGGGCGCGACGGCATCCACGGCGCCACCTTCGCCTCGGCCGAGCTGTCGGAGGAGAGCGAGGCGAAGCGGCCGCAGGTGCAGGTGGGCGACCCCTTCACCGAGAAGCTGCTGCTGGAGGCCTCGCTGGAGCTGATCCGCTCGGGCCACATCGTGGGCATCCAGGACATGGGCGCGGCGGGGCTCGTCTCCTCGTCCACCGAGATGGCGGCGCGCGGGGGGACCGGGGTGGACATCGAGATCACCCGCGTCCCCGTGCGCGAGCGGGGGATGACGCCGTACGAGGTCCTCCTCTCCGAGACCCAGGAGCGCATGCTCGTCGTCGCGAAGCAGGGGCGCGAGGAGGACGTGCGCGCCATCCTGGGGAAGTGGGACCTGGACGCGGAGACGATCGGCCGGGTGACCGACACCGGGCGCTACGTGGTGCGCGAGAACGGCGCGGTGATCGTGGACCTCCCCGGCGAGCCGCTGGTGGAGGCGTGCCCCACCTACACCCGCGAGGGCGTCGAGTCCCCCGAGATCGCGGCGCTGCGCGCGTGGGACCCGGCCACCCTGGAGCCGCTCTGGGAGGAGCGCGACCCGGGGTGGACGCTGGAGCGGCTGCTCGACTCGCCCACCATCGCGTCGAAGCGCTGGGTCTACGAGCAGTACGACAGCACGGTGCGCACGAACACCGTGGTGGGCCCCGGCTCCGACGCGGCGGTGCTGCGGCTGCGCGGGACCGAGAAGGCCATCGCGATGACGGTGGACTGCAACGGGCGCTACGTCTACCTGAACCCCTACCGCGGCGGGAAGATCGCCGTGGCCGAGGCGGCGCGGAACCTGGTCTGCTCGGGCGCGATGCCGCTGGCGGTGACCGACAACCTGAACTTCGGCAACCCGCTCAAGCCCGAGGTCTACCACCAGATGTCCGAGGCGCTGCGCGGCATCGGCGAGGCCTGCGCGGCCTTCCAGACGCCGGTGACGGGCGGCAACGTCTCGCTCTACAACGAGAACCCGCGCGGCGCCATCTACCCCACGCCCACCATCGGGATGGTGGGGCTGCTGGACCACGTGGACTTCGCCACCACGGCGGCGTTCAAGCGCGCGGGCGACGTGATCCTGCTGCTGGGCTCCAACACCGCCGAGCTGGGGGGGAGCGAGTACCTGAAGGTGGTCCACGGCCTGGTGGCGGGCGACGCGCCCGAGGTGAGCATCCCCTGGGAGATGCGGCTGCAGCGCGCCGTCTACAACGCCATCAAGGCCCGCCTGGCGGCCTCGGCGCACGACTGCGCCGAGGGCGGCCTGGCCGTGGCCCTGGCGGAGTGCGCCTTCGGCGACGGGAGCGCGCCGTTCGGGGTGGACGTGGAGCTGGACGACGACCTGCCGGCGAACGCGCTCCTCTTCGGCGAGGCGCAGGGGCGCGTGCTCCTCTCCTGCCGGCCGGCCGACCTGGACCTGCTGACGCGGGAGCTGGGCTTCCACCAGGTGACGGCCCGGCGCATCGGCACCGTGGGCGAGCCGGGCGGCGTCTTCCGCGTGGCGGCCCGGGGCGGGACGATCGAGGCGCCGGTGGACGGGCTGGCGGCGATCTACTTCGACGCCATCCCGCGCCGGATGGACGGCACCCCGGCCGACGTGGAGACGTCGCTGGAGTCCGAGGTCTACCGGCCGTAG
- a CDS encoding thiamine pyrophosphate-dependent enzyme, whose product MAATYTVSDYLIDRLKEIGAEHVFAVPGDYAGAFLSTIDADPEKRLVRVGTTNEWVAGYAADAYARMKGAGAMCLTYGVGTFGVLNALAGSYVEEVPVVLIIGSPSFKQRHVERHEGILFHHSTGTLCADAESVQNVTVAREVVSEGWRAPRQIDRALRAMLAWKRPVYLEFYSNAWTAECRRPLGPLAPGKLPTSRRRLERAVEATLEKLRGAPAPVVWAGVEVARFGLQDPLLGLIRATRLPWASDLCGKGLLPESTAGFLGVFDGASSVEKVMDLFDASTCVLGLGPIVTDDFAVWAQERYDYMVLAYGNAVRVGRKTFRDVPLAAFMERLLERLREEGWSAPKEAAPALEAVPTPGEKARALLASVDTTPSASVPGGERRVTYNRFFERIRGWVDDSMVLLADTSIVLYSAAELPVERKGGFIAQAAWNSIGFTPGAALGVGFADPGRRAVVFCGDGGFQEIAQAVSDIVRAGHDTVVFVFNNALYGIEQAFVDPYYFVPDSTGKRHPPEAFDLLHAWDYAKLTEVFRGGWGVAVETLDELDDALARAKTQRGLSLIDLRIPQDSITRQMLLQAGVQPKDIPPLQAAAPAVGREVTAKRPAKAKRG is encoded by the coding sequence ATGGCTGCGACCTACACCGTCTCGGACTACCTGATCGACCGCCTGAAGGAGATCGGCGCCGAGCACGTCTTCGCCGTCCCCGGCGACTACGCCGGCGCCTTCCTGAGCACCATCGACGCCGACCCGGAGAAGCGGCTCGTCCGCGTGGGCACCACCAACGAGTGGGTGGCGGGCTACGCGGCCGACGCCTATGCGCGCATGAAGGGCGCGGGCGCCATGTGCCTCACCTACGGCGTGGGCACCTTCGGCGTGCTGAACGCGCTGGCCGGCTCGTACGTGGAAGAGGTGCCGGTGGTCCTGATCATCGGCTCGCCCTCGTTCAAGCAGCGGCACGTGGAGCGGCACGAGGGCATCCTCTTCCACCACTCCACCGGCACCCTCTGCGCCGACGCGGAGTCGGTGCAAAACGTGACCGTCGCGCGCGAGGTGGTGAGCGAGGGGTGGCGCGCCCCCCGCCAGATCGACCGCGCGCTGCGCGCGATGCTGGCGTGGAAGCGTCCCGTGTACCTCGAGTTCTACTCCAACGCCTGGACCGCGGAGTGCCGCCGCCCGCTGGGCCCGCTCGCGCCCGGGAAGCTGCCGACGTCCAGGCGCCGCCTGGAGCGCGCGGTGGAGGCGACGCTGGAGAAGCTGCGCGGCGCGCCGGCCCCCGTCGTCTGGGCGGGGGTGGAGGTCGCCCGCTTCGGGCTCCAGGATCCGCTCCTCGGCCTCATCCGCGCCACGCGGCTCCCCTGGGCGAGCGACCTGTGCGGGAAGGGGCTGCTCCCGGAGAGCACGGCCGGGTTCCTGGGCGTCTTCGACGGCGCCTCGTCGGTGGAGAAGGTGATGGACCTCTTCGACGCCTCCACCTGCGTGCTGGGGCTGGGGCCCATCGTCACCGACGACTTCGCCGTGTGGGCGCAGGAGCGCTACGACTACATGGTGCTGGCGTACGGCAACGCGGTGCGCGTGGGGCGGAAGACGTTCCGCGACGTGCCGCTGGCCGCGTTCATGGAGCGCCTGCTGGAGCGGCTGCGGGAGGAGGGCTGGAGCGCCCCCAAGGAGGCCGCGCCCGCGCTGGAGGCGGTTCCCACCCCGGGCGAGAAGGCGCGCGCCCTGCTGGCGTCGGTCGACACCACGCCGTCGGCGTCGGTGCCGGGAGGGGAGCGGCGGGTGACGTACAACCGCTTCTTCGAGCGCATCCGCGGCTGGGTGGACGACTCGATGGTGCTGCTGGCCGACACCAGCATCGTGCTGTACTCGGCGGCCGAGCTGCCGGTGGAGCGGAAGGGCGGCTTCATCGCGCAGGCGGCGTGGAACTCCATCGGCTTCACCCCGGGCGCGGCGCTGGGGGTGGGCTTCGCCGACCCTGGGCGGCGCGCGGTGGTGTTCTGCGGCGACGGCGGCTTCCAGGAGATCGCGCAGGCCGTCTCCGACATCGTGCGCGCGGGGCACGACACGGTGGTGTTCGTCTTCAACAACGCCCTGTACGGGATCGAGCAGGCGTTCGTGGACCCGTACTACTTCGTCCCCGATTCCACCGGGAAGCGGCACCCGCCCGAGGCGTTCGACCTGCTGCACGCGTGGGACTACGCGAAGCTCACCGAGGTCTTCCGCGGCGGGTGGGGCGTGGCGGTGGAGACGCTCGACGAGCTGGACGACGCCCTGGCGCGGGCGAAGACGCAGCGCGGCCTGTCGCTGATCGACCTGCGCATCCCGCAGGACTCCATCACCCGGCAGATGCTCCTCCAGGCCGGCGTGCAGCCGAAGGACATCCCCCCGCTTCAGGCCGCCGCGCCGGCGGTGGGGAGGGAGGTGACGGCGAAGAGACCGGCCAAGGCGAAGCGCGGCTGA